A stretch of Paenibacillus mucilaginosus 3016 DNA encodes these proteins:
- the hpt gene encoding hypoxanthine phosphoribosyltransferase produces MQNDVLEVLYSEQQIQDKVKEMGELITRDFEGKNPLVICVLKGAFIFMADLVKRIDLPLETDFMAVSSYGASTKSSGVVKIIKDLDISVEGRHVLIVEDIIDSGLTLSYLIDVLERRNALSTTIAALFDKPTGRKVDLDADYKGFVIPDAFVVGYGLDYGEKYRNLPFVGILKPEVYSH; encoded by the coding sequence TTGCAAAACGACGTACTAGAAGTGCTTTACTCCGAGCAGCAGATTCAGGACAAGGTCAAAGAGATGGGCGAGCTCATCACCCGCGATTTCGAGGGGAAGAACCCGCTTGTCATTTGTGTCCTGAAAGGCGCATTCATCTTCATGGCCGACCTGGTGAAGCGGATTGACCTGCCGCTCGAGACGGATTTCATGGCCGTATCCTCGTATGGGGCATCGACCAAGTCATCCGGGGTCGTCAAAATCATCAAGGACCTGGATATCTCGGTGGAAGGACGCCATGTCCTCATCGTCGAGGATATTATCGACAGCGGTCTGACCCTCAGCTATCTGATCGATGTGCTCGAGCGCCGCAACGCACTTTCGACCACGATTGCCGCACTCTTTGACAAGCCGACCGGCCGTAAGGTCGATCTGGACGCGGATTACAAAGGCTTTGTGATCCCGGATGCCTTCGTTGTAGGCTATGGTCTCGACTACGGCGAGAAGTACCGCAACCTGCCGTTCGTAGGCATTTTGAAACCCGAAGTGTACTCCCACTAG